Proteins encoded within one genomic window of Salipaludibacillus agaradhaerens:
- a CDS encoding ABC transporter substrate-binding protein, translating to MKKRTKWFLTLALMLTVVTGCQTNDDEEVTADESTVEQEENNDSNMETNEQDDVIEIEFWHAMGGGLGDTLEALISDYNASQSDYHITPEYQGSYEELLTQFRTVGGTDTAPGLIQMFEVGTKYMIESNYIIPVQEWIDRDNYDITQLEENILSYYMVDDQLYSMPFNSSTPALFYNKEMFEEVGLDPENPPSTFSEVAEAAELLTNDDTYGFSMLGHGWFFEQLISTQGADYVDEENGREGDANEALFGGEEGLRAFEWLANMNDSEVFNYYGRDWDDLRAAFQTENVAMYMDSSAGTKEMVDNASFEVGVAYMPHADEVERHGVVIGGASVWMGSGISDEQQEAAWDFMKWFNEPEVQAEWHVNTGYFSTNPDAYEETIVHEEHEKYPQLTVPIAQLQDTIPSSATQGALITVFPESREQVVTSLEALYQGTSPEEALKQAVEGTNRAIDVAKRASE from the coding sequence ATGAAAAAGAGGACTAAGTGGTTTTTGACTTTGGCGTTAATGTTAACAGTGGTGACAGGTTGTCAAACTAATGATGATGAAGAAGTGACTGCGGATGAATCTACAGTAGAGCAAGAAGAAAACAATGATTCAAATATGGAAACTAACGAACAAGACGACGTGATTGAGATTGAATTTTGGCATGCGATGGGGGGAGGACTTGGTGATACGTTGGAAGCATTAATTAGTGATTATAATGCTTCACAATCGGATTATCACATTACCCCTGAATATCAAGGGTCCTATGAAGAACTTTTAACACAGTTCAGAACAGTAGGAGGAACTGACACAGCTCCAGGCCTGATACAAATGTTTGAAGTTGGCACCAAATATATGATTGAGAGTAATTATATTATCCCTGTTCAAGAATGGATTGACCGTGATAATTATGATATTACTCAGTTAGAAGAAAATATTTTAAGCTATTATATGGTCGATGACCAGTTGTACTCAATGCCATTTAATTCTTCGACCCCAGCTCTTTTTTACAATAAAGAGATGTTTGAAGAAGTGGGGTTAGATCCTGAAAACCCTCCGAGTACGTTTAGTGAAGTAGCTGAAGCAGCAGAATTATTAACAAATGATGATACTTATGGCTTTTCTATGCTTGGGCATGGTTGGTTTTTTGAACAGCTCATCTCAACACAAGGGGCAGATTACGTGGATGAAGAGAACGGCCGAGAAGGAGATGCGAACGAAGCACTCTTCGGTGGAGAAGAAGGGCTGCGAGCATTTGAATGGCTGGCGAATATGAATGACTCAGAAGTATTTAATTATTATGGCCGTGATTGGGATGATTTACGTGCCGCATTTCAGACGGAAAATGTCGCTATGTATATGGACTCTTCCGCAGGGACGAAAGAAATGGTAGATAACGCAAGCTTTGAAGTCGGGGTAGCTTATATGCCACACGCTGATGAAGTCGAGCGACACGGAGTCGTCATCGGTGGTGCATCTGTATGGATGGGGAGTGGCATTAGTGATGAACAGCAAGAGGCGGCGTGGGATTTTATGAAATGGTTTAATGAGCCTGAAGTGCAAGCAGAGTGGCACGTGAATACAGGTTATTTCTCAACAAATCCTGATGCCTATGAAGAAACGATCGTCCATGAAGAACATGAAAAATACCCACAGTTAACAGTCCCTATCGCTCAATTGCAAGATACGATTCCTTCGTCAGCTACTCAGGGAGCTTTGATTACTGTTTTTCCTGAATCGCGGGAACAGGTCGTGACGTCACTCGAAGCATTGTATCAAGGAACTAGTCCAGAAGAAGCTTTAAAACAAGCGGTAGAGGGAACAAATCGGGCGATTGATGTGGCAAAGCGTGCCTCAGAATAA
- a CDS encoding proline dehydrogenase family protein: protein MITRHFFLFLSQNNFIKTRAMKWGPKFGAKSVIAGETIEEAMETVKSLNEKGLVATVDHLGEFVYTREEAIDSANYCVKTLEAIATHKVSCHLSLKLTQLGLDVNPHLCRDNMMKILKKAEELGIFVRIDMEDYSHLDATLDLLHELRQHFNNVGTAIQGYLHRSEKDIRDLKGVNLRLIKGAYKESPEVAYQKQEEVDRNYLKIIKAHLLNGSYTAIATHDHRIIEEVITYTKEQGIEKTQFEFQMLYGFRQDLQLKIVEDGYKMRVYVPFGIDWYGYFMRRLAERPQNITFALRGLLSK from the coding sequence ATGATTACACGACATTTCTTTCTGTTTTTGTCTCAAAATAACTTTATTAAAACGCGGGCGATGAAATGGGGGCCGAAGTTTGGTGCTAAATCGGTCATAGCTGGGGAAACGATTGAAGAAGCAATGGAAACGGTTAAGTCATTAAATGAAAAGGGTCTCGTAGCGACTGTTGATCATTTAGGGGAGTTCGTTTACACAAGAGAAGAGGCGATAGATTCAGCTAATTATTGTGTGAAAACCTTAGAAGCGATTGCAACGCATAAAGTGTCATGTCATTTATCACTAAAGTTGACGCAACTAGGCCTCGATGTTAATCCACATCTATGCCGTGATAATATGATGAAAATTTTAAAAAAAGCAGAAGAACTCGGTATTTTCGTCCGTATTGATATGGAAGATTATTCGCATCTTGATGCCACGCTAGATCTTTTGCATGAGCTACGCCAGCATTTCAATAATGTAGGCACAGCGATACAAGGCTATCTTCATCGGTCCGAAAAAGATATACGCGATTTAAAAGGGGTCAATCTTCGGTTAATTAAAGGAGCTTACAAAGAATCACCAGAAGTCGCTTATCAAAAGCAAGAGGAAGTTGATCGTAATTATCTAAAAATTATTAAAGCACATTTATTAAATGGGAGCTATACAGCTATTGCCACTCATGACCATCGTATTATTGAAGAGGTGATCACTTATACGAAGGAACAGGGAATTGAAAAAACACAATTTGAATTCCAAATGCTTTATGGATTCAGACAAGACCTACAATTGAAAATAGTTGAAGACGGTTATAAAATGCGAGTTTATGTACCGTTCGGTATCGATTGGTATGGTTATTTTATGAGACGGTTAGCTGAACGCCCACAGAATATAACATTTGCTTTGAGAGGGCTCTTATCTAAGTGA
- a CDS encoding ornithine--oxo-acid transaminase, which produces MTKSSEIIHLTEAYGANNYHPLPIVISKAEGVWVEDPEGRRYMDMLSAYSAVNQGHRHPKIIEALKKQADRITLTSRAFHNDQLGIFYEKVSRLTGKNMVLPMNTGAEAVETAAKTARRWAYRVKGVEANKAEIIVCQDNFHGRTMTAVSLSSNDAYKQDFGPMLPGIKVIPYGDSAALRAAITPNTAAFLFEPIQGEAGINIPPEGFLKEAYTICKKEQVLYVADEIQCGLARSGKMFACDWEEVEPDIYILGKALGGGVMPISVIAANDDILGVFEPGSHGSTFGGNPLACAVSIAALDVIEDEKLVEKSNRLGDYLKERLKTISNPHIKEVRGKGLFIGVELTEPARPYCEKLKEKGLLCKETHENVIRFAPPLVISKEDLDWAIEQISEVLTP; this is translated from the coding sequence ATGACAAAATCCTCCGAGATTATTCACCTGACAGAAGCATATGGAGCAAATAATTATCACCCGCTGCCTATCGTTATTTCAAAGGCAGAAGGTGTTTGGGTAGAGGACCCGGAAGGCAGACGGTATATGGATATGCTAAGTGCTTATTCTGCTGTTAACCAAGGACATAGACATCCTAAAATCATCGAGGCCTTAAAAAAACAAGCAGATCGGATCACCTTAACATCGAGAGCGTTTCACAATGATCAGCTCGGAATATTCTATGAAAAAGTTTCTCGATTAACAGGGAAAAACATGGTATTACCTATGAATACAGGAGCAGAGGCTGTTGAAACCGCGGCAAAAACAGCCCGACGCTGGGCTTATCGTGTGAAGGGAGTGGAAGCAAATAAAGCTGAAATAATCGTGTGCCAAGATAATTTTCATGGGCGCACGATGACAGCTGTTTCGTTGTCATCGAATGATGCTTATAAACAAGATTTTGGACCGATGCTTCCGGGTATAAAAGTGATTCCTTATGGTGATAGCGCCGCCTTAAGAGCCGCTATTACCCCAAATACAGCAGCCTTTTTGTTTGAACCAATTCAAGGAGAGGCGGGAATTAACATTCCTCCAGAAGGGTTCTTAAAGGAAGCTTATACGATTTGCAAAAAAGAACAAGTGTTGTACGTGGCAGATGAAATTCAATGCGGATTAGCGCGTTCAGGTAAGATGTTTGCATGTGATTGGGAAGAAGTAGAGCCCGATATATATATCCTTGGTAAAGCTCTCGGGGGCGGTGTGATGCCTATCTCTGTGATTGCAGCGAATGATGATATTCTCGGTGTGTTTGAGCCTGGCTCTCATGGTTCAACGTTTGGCGGCAATCCATTAGCGTGTGCTGTTTCAATCGCTGCACTAGACGTGATAGAAGACGAAAAACTCGTAGAGAAATCCAATCGCCTAGGTGACTATCTCAAGGAACGGCTTAAGACAATTTCTAATCCACACATAAAAGAAGTAAGAGGAAAAGGATTATTTATAGGAGTTGAATTGACGGAGCCTGCTAGACCTTATTGTGAAAAGCTAAAAGAAAAGGGGCTACTCTGTAAAGAGACCCACGAGAATGTTATTCGCTTCGCCCCTCCTCTTGTTATTTCAAAAGAAGATCTTGACTGGGCAATTGAACAGATTAGTGAAGTGTTAACCCCTTAA
- the mgtE gene encoding magnesium transporter codes for MDTDKLTVLTIKYLKEQNRPALQDMTEELHPYDLAELYKALPEKHHFKFLTFITSKDIADLVMELEPDMQKEVLQKLGIEKSSKIMDIMDNDDLADLLSEISQEKLEEYLSAMQTDESKTVQHLMSYPPETAGGIMTNEFVWIRDYYTVRDAVDKFKSFAEYTRNIYYLYVIDEHKKLVGVVSYRDLLLADMNEKIFDIMFNRVISVAADTDQEDVAQIIQRYDFLAVPVVDKQNVLKGIVTVDDVIDVVLEEAQEDIEKLSASGKDIDFQTKAYVASYRRLPWLILLLFIGLISGSILDSFEDTLEQVVALIFFMPMIAGMTGNTGTQSLAVVVRGLVTNETDRKTILKLVWREFKVGIIIGLVCGLLVFFVATFWQSIMFGVVVGISLLATLIIGTMAGTIIPLILYKIGLDPAVASGPLITTLNDIFSLLIYFGIATNLMHMLI; via the coding sequence ATGGATACTGATAAATTAACCGTTTTAACCATCAAGTATTTGAAAGAGCAAAATAGACCGGCATTACAGGATATGACAGAAGAGTTACACCCTTATGATTTAGCTGAATTATATAAAGCTCTTCCGGAAAAGCATCATTTTAAATTTCTGACCTTTATAACGTCTAAAGATATCGCTGACCTTGTCATGGAACTAGAGCCTGATATGCAAAAGGAAGTCCTTCAAAAGCTAGGGATCGAAAAGTCTTCCAAAATCATGGATATTATGGACAATGATGATCTTGCCGACTTACTTAGTGAAATTTCTCAAGAAAAGCTGGAAGAATACTTGTCAGCGATGCAAACAGATGAATCTAAAACGGTTCAACATTTAATGAGTTATCCACCAGAAACAGCTGGTGGGATTATGACGAACGAATTTGTTTGGATTAGAGATTATTACACTGTAAGAGATGCAGTAGACAAATTTAAAAGTTTCGCGGAGTATACGAGGAATATTTATTACTTATATGTTATTGATGAACATAAAAAGCTTGTAGGTGTTGTTTCATACAGAGATCTCCTTTTAGCAGATATGAATGAGAAAATTTTTGATATCATGTTCAATCGTGTTATCTCGGTAGCCGCCGATACAGATCAGGAGGATGTAGCGCAAATCATTCAGCGTTACGATTTTCTTGCTGTCCCAGTAGTTGATAAGCAAAATGTCTTAAAAGGGATTGTCACAGTCGATGATGTCATTGACGTTGTATTAGAGGAAGCTCAAGAAGATATTGAAAAGTTATCAGCTTCTGGTAAAGATATCGATTTTCAAACGAAAGCTTATGTGGCTTCATATCGACGATTGCCATGGCTCATTTTATTATTATTTATCGGACTTATTTCAGGTAGTATTTTAGATAGCTTCGAGGATACCCTCGAGCAAGTCGTAGCACTTATTTTCTTTATGCCGATGATTGCAGGGATGACAGGAAACACCGGCACTCAATCACTAGCAGTCGTCGTCCGTGGACTCGTCACAAACGAAACTGATCGAAAAACCATTTTAAAACTTGTATGGCGAGAATTTAAAGTAGGTATTATTATCGGGCTTGTATGTGGTCTACTCGTATTTTTTGTGGCAACGTTCTGGCAGTCTATTATGTTCGGTGTCGTCGTAGGTATTAGCCTTTTAGCCACCTTAATCATTGGTACGATGGCTGGTACAATCATTCCTTTGATTTTATACAAAATAGGACTGGATCCCGCCGTTGCTTCTGGTCCATTAATCACAACACTTAACGATATTTTCTCACTCCTTATTTACTTCGGTATCGCCACAAATCTTATGCATATGCTCATATAA
- the pruA gene encoding L-glutamate gamma-semialdehyde dehydrogenase — translation MVVPYRHEPFTDFTVEENRKAYQEALDFVKGQLGQEYPLIINGEKVFTEDKTVSENPSNKKEVVGFVSKCSRELAEKAMQAADEAFKSWKKWDPAARANILFKASAMIRRRKHEFSAWLTYEAGKPWKEADADTAEAIDFLEYYARQILRLKDGIEINSRDGEHNQFTYIPLGVGVTISPWNFAFAIMAGTTAGPMVAGNTILLKPASTTPVIAYKFMEVLLEAGLPKGVVNYIPGSSAEMGDYLVDHPRTRFINFTGSKKVGLHIAERAAKVQDGQIWMKRVIAEMGGKDTIIVDDNADLDLAAESIVYSAFGFSGQKCSACSRAVIHEKVYDTVLEKVVNRTKELTVGPVYQDNTNFMGPVNDQAAFEKVLNYIEVGKQEGKLMVGGEGDNTTGYFIKPTVFADVAPDARIMQEEIFGPVVAFAKAKDFDELIEIANNTEYGLTGAVISNNRDHLEQAREDFHVGNLYFNRGCTAAIVGYHPFGGFNMSGTDSKAGGPDYLLHFLQPKTVSDMF, via the coding sequence ATGGTAGTACCTTACAGACATGAGCCATTTACAGATTTTACAGTTGAGGAAAATCGCAAGGCGTATCAGGAAGCCCTTGACTTTGTCAAAGGTCAATTGGGCCAAGAATATCCCCTTATTATTAATGGTGAGAAAGTGTTTACTGAGGATAAAACAGTTTCTGAAAATCCATCTAACAAAAAAGAAGTTGTCGGTTTCGTTTCTAAGTGTAGTCGTGAATTGGCTGAAAAAGCGATGCAGGCTGCTGATGAAGCCTTTAAATCTTGGAAGAAGTGGGACCCGGCAGCACGAGCGAACATTTTATTTAAAGCGTCTGCTATGATTCGCCGCAGGAAACATGAATTTTCTGCATGGTTAACTTATGAAGCCGGAAAACCGTGGAAAGAAGCGGATGCAGACACGGCAGAAGCCATTGATTTTCTCGAGTATTATGCCCGACAAATCCTACGTTTAAAAGATGGGATAGAGATAAATTCCAGAGACGGTGAACATAATCAGTTCACTTACATTCCATTAGGTGTAGGAGTAACGATTTCACCTTGGAACTTTGCTTTTGCAATTATGGCTGGAACCACTGCGGGGCCAATGGTAGCAGGAAACACTATTTTATTAAAGCCTGCCAGTACGACACCGGTTATTGCCTATAAGTTCATGGAAGTGTTATTGGAAGCAGGTCTTCCAAAGGGCGTCGTTAATTACATTCCAGGAAGTAGTGCTGAGATGGGGGATTATCTTGTTGATCATCCTCGCACCCGATTTATTAACTTTACAGGTTCTAAAAAAGTAGGTCTTCATATTGCTGAAAGGGCGGCAAAAGTACAAGATGGCCAAATTTGGATGAAACGTGTCATTGCTGAGATGGGCGGAAAAGATACGATAATCGTTGATGACAATGCAGATCTAGATCTGGCAGCAGAATCAATCGTGTATTCGGCATTTGGTTTTTCAGGCCAAAAATGTTCAGCGTGCTCTCGTGCTGTTATTCATGAAAAAGTCTATGACACAGTGCTTGAGAAAGTTGTTAATCGCACGAAGGAATTGACGGTAGGGCCGGTCTATCAAGACAACACTAACTTCATGGGACCTGTTAACGACCAAGCGGCGTTTGAAAAAGTACTAAATTATATTGAGGTTGGTAAACAGGAAGGGAAACTTATGGTTGGTGGTGAGGGAGATAATACCACAGGTTATTTTATTAAGCCGACAGTTTTTGCCGATGTGGCACCGGACGCCCGAATTATGCAAGAAGAGATATTTGGTCCAGTAGTGGCATTTGCGAAAGCTAAAGATTTTGATGAATTGATAGAGATTGCCAACAACACAGAATATGGACTGACAGGGGCGGTCATTTCTAATAATCGTGACCACCTAGAGCAGGCACGTGAAGATTTTCATGTGGGAAATCTCTATTTTAATCGAGGGTGTACAGCTGCTATTGTCGGCTATCATCCGTTCGGAGGTTTCAATATGTCTGGAACCGATTCAAAGGCAGGTGGCCCAGACTATCTACTTCATTTCTTACAGCCGAAAACAGTCTCAGATATGTTTTAA
- a CDS encoding sigma-54 interaction domain-containing protein → MFKEIPQLPGVYRQLLDAIDIGIHVINHEGKSIIYNKKMSEIEDMNKEEVLNKTIMDIFLFNSEEESRLLQALSNGSVHRNAKQTYFNFKGQEITTINDTFPLVHNDMRIGAVEIAKDITKLERLTRETSREKHDAKFTFEQIIGESSAIKEVVHNAQRAARTSSSVLISGETGTGKELFAQSIHNGSHRSAKPFISQNCAALPDSLIEGILFGSVKGAFTGATDHPGLFEQADGGTLMLDEINSLNASLQAKLLRAIQEKSIRRIGDTKNRMIDVRIIATVNEDPLLSLEKNRLREDLYYRLSVVSLTVPPLRKRKEDISLLADHFVQKYNHRFQLHVPGLADEVSHFFKQYDWPGNVRELEHMIEGAMNLIDYDEPIHTIHLPVHVRKKFPLPANDMTIGDSNSLKQKGVEAAVKPLHAYIEEVEKMYLANVLSIYNGNISQAAEKLGIKRQSLQYRRRKYNL, encoded by the coding sequence ATGTTTAAGGAAATCCCTCAGTTACCGGGTGTTTACAGACAACTTCTCGATGCCATTGATATTGGCATACATGTTATCAACCACGAAGGAAAATCAATTATTTATAATAAAAAAATGTCCGAAATTGAAGACATGAATAAAGAGGAAGTTTTAAATAAGACTATTATGGATATTTTCTTATTCAATTCTGAGGAAGAAAGTAGGCTGCTACAAGCATTAAGTAATGGGAGCGTGCATCGTAACGCAAAACAAACCTATTTTAATTTTAAAGGTCAGGAAATTACAACGATCAACGATACCTTTCCTCTTGTTCATAACGACATGAGAATTGGAGCAGTGGAAATTGCAAAAGACATCACGAAGCTTGAACGCCTTACCCGTGAGACCTCCAGAGAGAAACATGATGCCAAGTTTACATTTGAACAAATTATTGGGGAGTCATCTGCAATTAAAGAGGTTGTTCATAACGCACAACGCGCAGCAAGGACGTCATCATCTGTCCTCATCTCTGGCGAAACTGGTACTGGAAAAGAATTATTTGCCCAAAGCATTCATAATGGTAGCCATAGATCAGCAAAGCCGTTTATTAGTCAAAACTGTGCCGCTCTACCTGATTCCTTAATTGAAGGTATCTTATTCGGGTCTGTAAAAGGCGCTTTCACTGGTGCTACTGACCATCCTGGTTTATTTGAACAAGCAGATGGCGGGACGTTAATGCTTGACGAAATTAACTCATTGAACGCATCATTACAAGCAAAACTACTGCGAGCCATCCAAGAAAAATCCATTAGACGAATAGGTGACACTAAGAATCGAATGATAGATGTTCGAATTATCGCCACAGTGAATGAAGACCCTTTGCTCTCTCTTGAAAAGAACCGTCTACGAGAAGATCTATACTATCGTCTAAGCGTCGTATCACTGACAGTACCACCTCTAAGGAAACGAAAAGAAGACATCTCATTATTAGCCGACCATTTTGTCCAAAAGTACAATCATCGCTTCCAATTACATGTTCCAGGGCTCGCAGATGAAGTTAGCCACTTTTTTAAACAATACGATTGGCCTGGGAATGTCCGGGAATTAGAACATATGATTGAAGGGGCCATGAATTTAATTGATTACGACGAACCGATTCACACCATCCATTTGCCTGTTCACGTGCGCAAAAAATTCCCACTCCCTGCTAATGATATGACAATAGGCGATTCAAACTCACTTAAACAGAAAGGAGTGGAAGCGGCTGTCAAACCTCTTCATGCTTATATAGAAGAAGTTGAAAAAATGTATCTCGCTAACGTCCTTTCTATCTATAACGGTAACATTAGCCAAGCGGCTGAAAAATTAGGTATTAAACGTCAAAGTTTACAGTATCGGCGAAGAAAATATAATTTATAG
- the sigX gene encoding RNA polymerase sigma factor SigX, with product MREEFERLYQTYHHQLFQYLFYLVRNRETAEELVQEVYIKVLNSYETFEGKSSEKTWLYSIAKHVAIDWIRKQSRKKRKSEGKEYEWSEREFEIEDNDPLPEEIVVQKEEVQHIYKMLEKCSQDQQQVVLLRYIQSLSIAEAADILGWTESKVKTTQHRAIKALKRHLEEADAAMGEKEVSK from the coding sequence GTGAGAGAGGAGTTTGAGCGGTTATATCAAACCTATCACCACCAACTTTTCCAATACCTCTTTTACCTTGTACGGAACCGAGAAACAGCGGAAGAACTCGTGCAAGAGGTTTATATAAAAGTTTTAAATTCTTACGAAACGTTTGAAGGGAAAAGCAGTGAGAAGACTTGGCTTTACTCCATTGCGAAGCATGTGGCTATCGACTGGATAAGAAAGCAGTCCCGTAAAAAGCGTAAATCAGAAGGTAAAGAGTACGAATGGAGTGAACGCGAGTTTGAAATAGAAGACAACGACCCTTTACCTGAAGAAATCGTTGTTCAAAAAGAAGAAGTGCAGCACATTTATAAAATGCTAGAAAAGTGTAGTCAAGATCAACAACAAGTCGTTTTACTCCGCTATATTCAATCCCTTTCTATAGCTGAAGCAGCTGATATATTAGGTTGGACTGAAAGTAAAGTGAAAACGACTCAACACCGTGCGATTAAAGCATTGAAAAGACATTTGGAAGAGGCTGATGCTGCGATGGGTGAGAAGGAGGTAAGTAAATGA
- a CDS encoding b(o/a)3-type cytochrome-c oxidase subunit 1, with translation MTQSNLAFKNVSSDLDIQLDPKDAKLSFVHIVVAFFAFLLGVLGGLLQGLARGGIIELPSWLTYYQILTAHGVLLALVFTTYIIFGFFFAGMSKTHGAFSDRLRKAGWIGFILTTIGTAMAATMILANEASVLYTFYAPLQAHYIFYIGLTLFIVGTWISGVSIMIHYFKWKKQHRGEPTPLFGFMATATIILWIVAGLGVAATVLAQMLPWALGMTDEINVLLSRTLFWYFGHPLVYFWIMPAYMVWYLVVPKVIGGRLFSGSLARLAFVLFLLFSIPVGFHHQLMEAGISEFWKYIQTVLTFVVVVPSLLTAFSIFATFEQTGREKGGKGVFSWLKKLPWNDVRFFAPFMGMLFFIPAGAGGLINASFQLNAVIHNTLWVVGHFHLTVGTTVVLTFLGMAFWLIPVVTGRKLTKSMNRSGMVTTWMWSIGMFLMSGAMHILGLFGAPRRTGYTTYQDAPQALEWFQGIFVSHTTVAVGGTILTAAGILMFYNFVYLAWFAPKGHTEFPMTPPPTDTPHTPAILENWKLWIGIAVVLILFAYTIPIYDMINNAPPGSPGFNNIIK, from the coding sequence ATGACTCAATCGAATTTAGCATTTAAAAATGTTTCAAGTGACTTAGACATACAGCTAGACCCTAAAGATGCTAAGCTTTCTTTCGTACACATTGTGGTCGCTTTTTTTGCCTTCCTTCTAGGTGTACTCGGAGGCCTTTTGCAAGGGTTGGCCAGAGGTGGCATCATTGAATTACCTAGCTGGCTCACTTATTATCAAATTTTAACCGCTCACGGCGTCCTACTTGCACTCGTTTTTACTACTTATATTATTTTTGGATTCTTTTTTGCCGGGATGAGCAAAACTCATGGTGCTTTTTCTGACAGACTAAGAAAAGCTGGCTGGATAGGCTTTATCTTAACAACGATCGGTACCGCCATGGCAGCTACTATGATACTTGCTAATGAAGCATCGGTCTTATATACATTTTATGCACCATTGCAAGCACATTATATTTTTTATATTGGTTTAACTCTCTTTATTGTAGGGACCTGGATTTCCGGTGTAAGCATTATGATCCATTATTTTAAATGGAAAAAGCAGCACCGTGGTGAGCCAACGCCATTATTTGGTTTCATGGCCACAGCTACTATTATTTTATGGATCGTAGCCGGTCTCGGCGTTGCTGCCACTGTCCTTGCGCAAATGCTTCCATGGGCACTGGGCATGACTGATGAGATCAACGTTTTGTTGAGTCGTACACTTTTTTGGTACTTTGGGCACCCACTTGTTTATTTCTGGATTATGCCTGCTTATATGGTATGGTATCTCGTTGTCCCTAAAGTGATTGGTGGTCGGTTATTCAGCGGTTCACTTGCTCGCCTTGCCTTCGTATTATTTTTACTGTTTTCAATCCCTGTAGGCTTTCATCATCAATTAATGGAAGCAGGTATATCAGAGTTTTGGAAATACATTCAAACTGTGTTGACATTCGTGGTGGTAGTCCCATCTTTATTAACGGCCTTTTCTATTTTTGCTACATTTGAACAAACAGGTCGAGAAAAAGGTGGTAAAGGTGTCTTTAGTTGGCTTAAAAAGCTCCCTTGGAATGATGTGCGATTTTTCGCTCCGTTTATGGGAATGCTTTTCTTCATCCCTGCCGGTGCCGGTGGTTTAATTAATGCTAGCTTTCAATTAAATGCCGTCATCCATAACACATTATGGGTAGTAGGACACTTTCACCTCACTGTAGGAACAACAGTGGTGTTAACTTTCCTTGGGATGGCTTTCTGGCTCATTCCTGTTGTCACCGGACGAAAATTAACTAAATCTATGAACCGCTCCGGTATGGTAACGACATGGATGTGGTCAATCGGAATGTTTTTAATGTCAGGTGCTATGCACATTCTTGGTCTGTTCGGGGCCCCAAGACGAACAGGCTATACAACCTACCAGGATGCTCCTCAAGCATTAGAATGGTTTCAAGGGATCTTTGTCAGTCATACCACAGTAGCTGTCGGAGGAACTATTTTAACGGCTGCGGGTATTTTAATGTTCTATAATTTCGTCTATTTAGCTTGGTTTGCACCAAAAGGCCATACAGAGTTTCCAATGACACCTCCACCAACTGACACACCACATACTCCTGCTATTTTGGAGAATTGGAAATTGTGGATTGGCATTGCTGTTGTCTTAATCTTATTCGCCTACACTATTCCTATATATGATATGATTAACAATGCGCCTCCTGGTTCACCTGGTTTCAATAATATTATTAAGTAA